In Capsicum annuum cultivar UCD-10X-F1 chromosome 7, UCD10Xv1.1, whole genome shotgun sequence, one genomic interval encodes:
- the LOC107877899 gene encoding pre-mRNA-processing-splicing factor 8A-like isoform X4, with protein MLFEISSSNEAMWRGNGQDMWNNSNIAPPGTSGEGPQPLPSSMMRPPPGPPPQSMMHPPPGTSSRPPSMMPPGTSVGGASGSRPPLPPLSYTILPTEAQLEEKARKWMQLNSNRYSDKRKFGFVETQKEDMPPEHVRKIIRYLTSNRLTGPIQDWIRNRNTK; from the exons ATGTTGTTTGAGATTTCGTCTTCTAACGAAGCTATGTGGAGGGGAAACGGACAAGATATGTGGAACAATAGTAACATAGCACCACCGGGTACTAGCGGAGAAGGACCACAACCGCTGCCGTCGTCAATGATGCGGCCACCTCCGGGACCTCCGCCGCAGTCTATGATGCATCCGCCACCTGGTACTAGTTCACGACCGCCGTCTATGATGCCTCCGGGTACAAGTGTTGGAGGAGCTAGTGGTTCTAGACCACCTCTACCGCCGCTGTCGTATACTATTTTGCCTACTGAGGCTCAGCTTGAAGAGAAAGCGAGGAAATGGATGCAGCTTAACTCTAATCGGTATAGTGATAAACGGAAGTTCGGATTCGTTGAAACGCAGAAGGAAGATATGCCGCCGGAACATGTCCGCAAGATTATTAg GTACCTAACAAGCAATCGACTTACTGGACCAATTCAAGATTGGATCAGAAATAGAAATACCAAATA G
- the LOC107877899 gene encoding pre-mRNA-processing-splicing factor 8A-like isoform X2 gives MLFEISSSNEAMWRGNGQDMWNNSNIAPPGTSGEGPQPLPSSMMRPPPGPPPQSMMHPPPGTSSRPPSMMPPGTSVGGASGSRPPLPPLSYTILPTEAQLEEKARKWMQLNSNRYSDKRKFGFVETQKEDMPPEHVRKIIRDVIGLNSFTLVVNLPQLLYFIQTRDRHKNAKLLLKLF, from the exons ATGTTGTTTGAGATTTCGTCTTCTAACGAAGCTATGTGGAGGGGAAACGGACAAGATATGTGGAACAATAGTAACATAGCACCACCGGGTACTAGCGGAGAAGGACCACAACCGCTGCCGTCGTCAATGATGCGGCCACCTCCGGGACCTCCGCCGCAGTCTATGATGCATCCGCCACCTGGTACTAGTTCACGACCGCCGTCTATGATGCCTCCGGGTACAAGTGTTGGAGGAGCTAGTGGTTCTAGACCACCTCTACCGCCGCTGTCGTATACTATTTTGCCTACTGAGGCTCAGCTTGAAGAGAAAGCGAGGAAATGGATGCAGCTTAACTCTAATCGGTATAGTGATAAACGGAAGTTCGGATTCGTTGAAACGCAGAAGGAAGATATGCCGCCGGAACATGTCCGCAAGATTATTAg GGACGTGATTGGATTGAATAGCTTTACGCTAGTTGTCAACCTACCGCAACTCCTCTATTTTATCCAGACTAGGGATCGACATAAGAATGCTAAGCTCcttttgaaacttttctaa
- the LOC107877899 gene encoding pre-mRNA-processing-splicing factor 8A-like isoform X3 yields MLFEISSSNEAMWRGNGQDMWNNSNIAPPGTSGEGPQPLPSSMMRPPPGPPPQSMMHPPPGTSSRPPSMMPPGTSVGGASGSRPPLPPLSYTILPTEAQLEEKARKWMQLNSNRYSDKRKFGFVETQKEDMPPEHVRKIIRYLTSNRLTGPIQDWIRNRNTKYFLCRHLLE; encoded by the exons ATGTTGTTTGAGATTTCGTCTTCTAACGAAGCTATGTGGAGGGGAAACGGACAAGATATGTGGAACAATAGTAACATAGCACCACCGGGTACTAGCGGAGAAGGACCACAACCGCTGCCGTCGTCAATGATGCGGCCACCTCCGGGACCTCCGCCGCAGTCTATGATGCATCCGCCACCTGGTACTAGTTCACGACCGCCGTCTATGATGCCTCCGGGTACAAGTGTTGGAGGAGCTAGTGGTTCTAGACCACCTCTACCGCCGCTGTCGTATACTATTTTGCCTACTGAGGCTCAGCTTGAAGAGAAAGCGAGGAAATGGATGCAGCTTAACTCTAATCGGTATAGTGATAAACGGAAGTTCGGATTCGTTGAAACGCAGAAGGAAGATATGCCGCCGGAACATGTCCGCAAGATTATTAg GTACCTAACAAGCAATCGACTTACTGGACCAATTCAAGATTGGATCAGAAATAGAAATACCAAATA CTTTTTATGCAGGCATTTGCTTGAATAA
- the LOC107877899 gene encoding pre-mRNA-processing-splicing factor 8A-like isoform X5: MLFEISSSNEAMWRGNGQDMWNNSNIAPPGTSGEGPQPLPSSMMRPPPGPPPQSMMHPPPGTSSRPPSMMPPGTSVGGASGSRPPLPPLSYTILPTEAQLEEKARKWMQLNSNRYSDKRKFGFVETQKEDMPPEHVRKIIRFVTVASGAASGKYLWSQNFYSNSLRSGS; this comes from the exons ATGTTGTTTGAGATTTCGTCTTCTAACGAAGCTATGTGGAGGGGAAACGGACAAGATATGTGGAACAATAGTAACATAGCACCACCGGGTACTAGCGGAGAAGGACCACAACCGCTGCCGTCGTCAATGATGCGGCCACCTCCGGGACCTCCGCCGCAGTCTATGATGCATCCGCCACCTGGTACTAGTTCACGACCGCCGTCTATGATGCCTCCGGGTACAAGTGTTGGAGGAGCTAGTGGTTCTAGACCACCTCTACCGCCGCTGTCGTATACTATTTTGCCTACTGAGGCTCAGCTTGAAGAGAAAGCGAGGAAATGGATGCAGCTTAACTCTAATCGGTATAGTGATAAACGGAAGTTCGGATTCGTTGAAACGCAGAAGGAAGATATGCCGCCGGAACATGTCCGCAAGATTATTAg GTTTGTAACTGTTGCGTCTGGAGCAGCCTCGGGGAAATATTTGTGGTCCCAGAATTTCTATTCAAACAGCTTACGAAGTGGAAGTTGA
- the LOC107877899 gene encoding adhesion G protein-coupled receptor B1-like isoform X1 encodes MLFEISSSNEAMWRGNGQDMWNNSNIAPPGTSGEGPQPLPSSMMRPPPGPPPQSMMHPPPGTSSRPPSMMPPGTSVGGASGSRPPLPPLSYTILPTEAQLEEKARKWMQLNSNRYSDKRKFGFVETQKEDMPPEHVRKIIRKNFPSIVFYIGFQQVAAHCISCWFEVNIIVMTQVPNKQSTYWTNSRLDQK; translated from the exons ATGTTGTTTGAGATTTCGTCTTCTAACGAAGCTATGTGGAGGGGAAACGGACAAGATATGTGGAACAATAGTAACATAGCACCACCGGGTACTAGCGGAGAAGGACCACAACCGCTGCCGTCGTCAATGATGCGGCCACCTCCGGGACCTCCGCCGCAGTCTATGATGCATCCGCCACCTGGTACTAGTTCACGACCGCCGTCTATGATGCCTCCGGGTACAAGTGTTGGAGGAGCTAGTGGTTCTAGACCACCTCTACCGCCGCTGTCGTATACTATTTTGCCTACTGAGGCTCAGCTTGAAGAGAAAGCGAGGAAATGGATGCAGCTTAACTCTAATCGGTATAGTGATAAACGGAAGTTCGGATTCGTTGAAACGCAGAAGGAAGATATGCCGCCGGAACATGTCCGCAAGATTATTAg GAAGAATTTCCCAAGCATTGTCTTCTACATCGGTTTTCAACAAGTGGCAGCTCATTGCATCAGTTGCTGGTTTGAGGTCAACATAATAGTCATGACACAA GTACCTAACAAGCAATCGACTTACTGGACCAATTCAAGATTGGATCAGAAATAG